The sequence below is a genomic window from Streptomyces sp. B21-105.
CATGCCGTGCTCGTGGGCGTGGTCGCAGATCGCGCGGATCTCGTCGGGCGTGTAGAGCGTGCCGAGTTCCGTGCTCTGGGTGATCGAGACGACCTGCGGCATCGCCCGGTGCTCGTCCTCCCATCCCCAGGCCTGCCGGTCGATCAGCTCGGGCGTGAGCTTGCCCTCGGGCGTGGGGACGGTGAGCAGCTTGAGGCCGCCCATGCGCTCGGGTGCGCCGCCCTCGTCCACGTTGATGTGGGCGCTCTCGGCGCAGATCACCGCGCCCCAGCGGTCGGTGACCGCCTGGAGCGCCACGACGTTGGCCCCGGTGCCGTTGAAGACCGGGAAGGCCTCCGCCGTGGACCCGAAGTGGCTGCGGACGATCTGCTGGAGGTTCCCCGTGTAGTCGTCCTCGCCGTACGCCACCTGATGGCCGCCGTTGGCCAGGGCCAGGGCGGCCATCACCTCCGGGTGGGCCCCAGCGTAGTTGTCGCTGGCGAAGCCGCGCACCTCGGGGTCATGACGCCGACGGGCGTCGGTCTTCGCAGGGTTCACGGCTTCTCGGTGAGCCACAGACGCTGTCCGTTCACTTCCTGGGCGGACTTCTCCCAGACGCCGGTGATGGCCTCGGCCAGGTCCTTGACGTCCGTGAAGCCCGCGAACTTCGCGTTGGGGCGGTCGGCGCGCATCGCGTCGTGCACCAGCGCCTTCACCACCAGGATCGCAGCCGCGGAGGTGGGCCCCTCTGCGCCCCCTGCCTTGCGGAAGGCG
It includes:
- a CDS encoding threonine aldolase family protein yields the protein MNPAKTDARRRHDPEVRGFASDNYAGAHPEVMAALALANGGHQVAYGEDDYTGNLQQIVRSHFGSTAEAFPVFNGTGANVVALQAVTDRWGAVICAESAHINVDEGGAPERMGGLKLLTVPTPEGKLTPELIDRQAWGWEDEHRAMPQVVSITQSTELGTLYTPDEIRAICDHAHEHGMKVHLDGSRIANAAASLDVPMRTFTNAVGVDILSLGGTKNGALFGEAVVVIDPDAVRRMKHLRKLSMQLASKMRFVSVQLEALLAKDLWLRNARHANEMAQRLAEGVRAVHGVEILYPVQSNGVFARLPHDVSERLQKKFRFYFWDEAAGDVRWMCAFDTTEEDVDAFVAALKEEMAR